A section of the Sedimentisphaera cyanobacteriorum genome encodes:
- a CDS encoding glycoside hydrolase family 2 protein: protein MKFYSAAAVLLAAVCINAQTIDLSGQWRFSLDEKDVGVSKEWFSGELPGDDTLRLPGAIQSQGYGEEPGPDTEWVGDVRQDVWDAPKYEPYRTEENFKFPFFLQPDKYYKGPAWQQKTVTIPQDWQGKHITLTLERPHWETTVWVDSKKAGSCDYLSTPHRYDLSDLLTPGRHRITIRVDNRMIVDVGHNSHSVTDHTQSNWNGIVGSLKLCAEDPVFIDDMQVYPNIEASSAKVKIKINNNDGGNRETRLIVKAFSDNKLACSESKKLELEGKTASAEFVLSGLEERWDEFSPNLYRVEAELKAGKFISKADDHFGMREIETRGSKFYLNGRHIFFRGTLECCIFPKTGYPPTSVDEWERIIKICKAHGLNHIRFHSWCPPEAAFEAADRLGFYYQVECSSWANQSTKLGVGLPIDEWIYDEADAVLKEYGNHPSFVLFAYGNEPGGPQRGGKFLKDWVNHYKHKDSRRLVTSAAGWPVIEQNQFHVTHHNVRIQGWGEELNSRINSKPPETQTDYSSPVSKYSNTPIISHEIGQWCVYPNFDEIKKYDGYLKPKNFEVFRDLLKDKGMLDQAEDFLMASGKLQTLCYKEDIESALRTEGFGGFQLLDLHDFPGQGTALIGVLDPFWDSKPYVSPEEYKQFSGAIVPLARMAKRTFTTSGTFNAQIDVSHFGPENLNNAKLHWSLENQNGKVFKKGLMWKYSMPAGGLYTLGDISFELSGLPAPAKYTLKTEIEETNAKNSWDIWVYPEEVNMEKGKVLEASSLNPEVLKHLSRGGDVLLEIDPSLVKTDVELGFSSIFWNTAWTQGQAPHTLGILCDPEHPALKHFPTEYHSNWQWSDPIRHAAAMKLERLPDGIDPIVQVVPDWFAPEKLGLAFEAKVGGGSLLAVSIDMKEDMLRRLPSRQLKASLLSYMNSDKFSPDTSVSAEQIQKLFREPGFMDMAGAEVVKTNSAHSGRGGANVLDGNPNTIWHTSWGQGKIPHPHEIHLKIDYPAKVKGLKILPRQDGNKNGLIKKCSIYAKLSGSWGKPVWQGSFERNMDEKSVSFDKPVKAKHFRIVSEEGFADDQYSSIAEIELLPAE, encoded by the coding sequence ATGAAGTTTTACAGTGCTGCCGCAGTTCTACTGGCTGCTGTGTGTATAAACGCCCAGACTATTGATTTATCCGGACAGTGGAGATTTTCTCTGGATGAAAAAGATGTTGGCGTTTCCAAAGAGTGGTTCTCAGGCGAACTTCCCGGAGATGACACACTCAGGCTCCCGGGTGCAATTCAAAGCCAAGGCTACGGAGAAGAACCCGGCCCCGATACCGAGTGGGTTGGTGATGTAAGGCAGGATGTTTGGGATGCCCCTAAATACGAGCCATACCGCACGGAAGAGAATTTCAAGTTTCCGTTCTTCCTCCAGCCCGATAAGTACTATAAAGGCCCCGCTTGGCAGCAGAAGACAGTTACTATCCCCCAAGATTGGCAGGGAAAGCATATTACTCTCACCCTCGAACGCCCGCACTGGGAAACAACTGTATGGGTTGATTCCAAAAAGGCAGGCAGCTGCGACTACCTATCCACCCCGCATAGATACGACCTCTCAGATCTGCTCACCCCGGGCAGACACCGCATCACAATCCGCGTGGACAACAGGATGATTGTGGATGTGGGACACAATTCCCACAGCGTAACAGACCATACCCAGTCCAACTGGAACGGGATTGTAGGCAGTCTCAAGCTTTGCGCTGAAGACCCGGTATTCATTGATGATATGCAGGTTTATCCGAATATTGAAGCCAGCTCAGCTAAAGTGAAGATTAAAATAAACAACAATGACGGCGGCAACAGGGAAACCAGGCTTATCGTGAAAGCATTTTCCGATAATAAACTTGCCTGTTCGGAGAGTAAAAAGCTTGAGCTCGAGGGCAAAACAGCCTCGGCCGAATTTGTCTTGAGCGGTCTGGAAGAACGCTGGGATGAATTCAGTCCAAACCTTTACAGGGTTGAAGCAGAGCTCAAAGCAGGCAAGTTTATTTCAAAAGCTGATGACCATTTCGGTATGCGTGAGATTGAAACAAGAGGCAGCAAATTTTACCTCAACGGAAGGCATATATTCTTCCGCGGCACCCTCGAATGCTGCATATTCCCGAAAACAGGCTACCCGCCAACCAGCGTGGATGAGTGGGAGCGGATTATCAAAATCTGCAAGGCTCACGGTCTGAACCACATCCGTTTTCATTCGTGGTGCCCGCCGGAGGCCGCTTTCGAGGCCGCAGACAGGCTGGGCTTCTATTATCAGGTGGAATGCTCGTCTTGGGCAAATCAGAGCACCAAGCTCGGAGTGGGGCTGCCGATAGATGAATGGATATACGATGAGGCAGATGCCGTGCTCAAAGAATACGGCAACCACCCCTCGTTCGTCCTCTTTGCCTACGGCAACGAACCCGGAGGCCCTCAGCGTGGCGGAAAGTTCCTCAAAGACTGGGTGAATCATTACAAACACAAAGATTCAAGACGCCTTGTTACAAGCGCAGCAGGCTGGCCTGTTATAGAGCAGAATCAGTTCCACGTTACCCATCACAACGTGCGTATTCAGGGCTGGGGCGAAGAGCTCAACAGCCGCATAAACAGCAAGCCGCCGGAAACTCAGACAGACTATTCCTCGCCGGTAAGCAAATACAGCAATACACCGATTATCTCACATGAGATAGGGCAGTGGTGCGTTTATCCGAATTTCGATGAAATCAAAAAGTACGACGGATACCTCAAGCCGAAAAATTTCGAAGTGTTCAGGGATCTGCTCAAGGATAAGGGTATGCTCGATCAGGCAGAAGATTTCCTGATGGCCTCTGGCAAGCTCCAAACCCTCTGCTACAAGGAAGATATAGAATCCGCCCTGAGAACAGAAGGTTTCGGAGGCTTCCAGCTTCTCGACCTCCACGATTTCCCCGGGCAGGGAACGGCTCTGATAGGCGTTTTGGACCCGTTCTGGGACAGCAAGCCTTATGTATCTCCAGAGGAGTACAAACAATTTTCCGGTGCGATTGTCCCTCTTGCAAGAATGGCCAAAAGAACCTTCACTACATCAGGCACGTTTAACGCTCAGATTGATGTAAGCCATTTCGGGCCTGAAAATCTCAATAATGCAAAGCTTCACTGGAGCCTTGAAAACCAGAATGGTAAAGTCTTTAAGAAGGGGCTTATGTGGAAATATTCAATGCCCGCAGGCGGACTTTACACCCTTGGAGATATCTCATTTGAGCTTTCCGGTCTGCCCGCGCCCGCTAAATACACCCTCAAAACTGAAATTGAAGAGACCAATGCGAAAAACAGCTGGGATATATGGGTTTATCCGGAAGAAGTTAATATGGAAAAGGGCAAGGTTCTTGAAGCCTCCTCGCTTAATCCAGAAGTTCTCAAGCACCTCAGCAGAGGCGGAGATGTTCTGCTGGAGATAGACCCGAGCCTTGTAAAAACAGATGTGGAGCTTGGCTTCTCCTCAATCTTCTGGAATACCGCATGGACACAGGGGCAGGCCCCGCATACGCTGGGCATACTCTGCGACCCCGAGCACCCAGCTCTAAAGCATTTCCCAACAGAATACCACAGCAATTGGCAGTGGTCTGACCCGATTCGCCACGCAGCAGCTATGAAGCTCGAAAGGCTCCCGGACGGTATCGACCCAATCGTTCAGGTTGTACCGGACTGGTTTGCCCCTGAGAAGCTCGGGCTTGCTTTCGAGGCGAAAGTGGGCGGGGGCAGCCTTCTCGCTGTAAGCATCGATATGAAGGAAGATATGCTCCGGAGGCTTCCGAGCAGGCAGCTGAAGGCGTCTCTGCTTTCGTATATGAATTCGGACAAGTTCTCCCCTGATACAAGCGTCTCAGCAGAACAGATCCAGAAGCTCTTCAGAGAGCCAGGCTTTATGGACATGGCTGGAGCTGAGGTTGTAAAGACAAACTCCGCTCATTCTGGCAGAGGCGGTGCAAACGTTCTTGACGGGAATCCAAACACGATTTGGCACACCTCTTGGGGACAAGGCAAGATACCGCATCCCCACGAGATACATCTCAAGATAGATTACCCCGCTAAGGTGAAAGGCCTTAAAATCCTTCCTCGTCAGGACGGCAACAAAAACGGGCTGATCAAAAAATGCAGTATTTATGCAAAGCTCAGCGGCAGCTGGGGCAAGCCGGTATGGCAGGGAAGCTTCGAAAGGAATATGGACGAAAAGTCTGTAAGCTTCGATAAACCCGTAAAGGCAAAGCATTTCAGGATAGTATCAGAGGAAGGCTTTGCAGATGATCAGTACAGCTCAATAGCCGAAATTGAGCTCCTGCCTGCGGAGTAA
- a CDS encoding LPS-assembly protein LptD: MTISLLVFCSAYGQIENAGQNIYISSDSVKMSRTEDGNQILIFEQGFDLEYSSSTFHSEKAVVWVRKETELVRGRESHSYRLRCYLEDQIKAGREGKHNIGDVHNFLVERGKSMIADFFVSGKVFLDCSKRRQVNASEIALYRNAAEAGKGRREGLKLKREALPPGPQRAKTSGQPSEQGKGGSIIGRLLGKSRASEKSAEAAAGSDESAKQQEEKDYPVNVAALWKPAPVIERSRISEGESVITVMGRFYIWRKMDDSGRILEFQADRAVLFLGKEEVKAGAEETGRKDLLATGDIKSAYIEGNIVFTEGLRTIRADRLYYNFRNSQALVVNSEMTRYDPERNIPIFIRAERLEKKSDSVFTAKGVEISSDEFAVPQLSVNASSVVITDNSNVDAKSSSSGFSAELKDVSLKYYDNTLLKTDQMITGLERPELAVKSINIGDSTAFGTSLETDWYLSRVLGFKEPEGLDTTLNLDYYSKRGPAGGIDAEYESDSYFGSIESYVIHDTGEDRLGDRFWRKDLEPEDELRGRFKFQHREYLEDGWQFSAELNYLSDRNFLESFYRRERFTDKEPESVLYLKNSTGNRAFSVLGKVRVNDFQNQLEELPTFEYHRTGQSILDDNFTYYGDTILSRARQRYDSDSAVVGSGFFSAASTRHEIDYPFIWGKTKYVPYAAGTYAYNDYTGFDTDLDGSQISDPENGAFLGEAGIRLSSQFWKTDQFVKSDFWDINGIRHYIRPHMEAAVFQSDEDGLEMRNMLNLGLSQRWQTRRGSQENLRTEDLMRLDVNATLLSDDRDEQDNILPGRYIFSSPYEPFYRRSGSADFALQRDTVDADYLWNISDTFAFSSYANYDLETSELQRFDAGLARYCWPDLSWYFGIRHLKNIILTDIDKTPANNQDYYYEHGSNSFRTAMSYKLNPRYTITAAQEYDFDFGQSVRSEIVLIRRYRRLLYSLGYSVDESLDSSSITVSIWPQGVKELAVGSRTYVGLTGSSSYE; the protein is encoded by the coding sequence TTGACAATTTCATTACTCGTATTCTGCTCGGCATACGGGCAGATAGAAAATGCGGGTCAGAATATTTACATATCCTCTGATTCGGTAAAGATGAGCCGTACAGAGGATGGAAACCAGATACTGATATTCGAGCAGGGTTTCGATTTAGAATATTCCTCCAGCACCTTCCACAGCGAGAAGGCGGTTGTATGGGTTCGTAAAGAAACTGAATTGGTACGCGGCAGGGAATCGCATTCCTACAGGCTCCGCTGCTATCTTGAAGACCAGATCAAGGCGGGCAGGGAAGGCAAACACAATATTGGAGATGTGCACAATTTCCTTGTAGAGCGGGGCAAATCTATGATTGCTGATTTCTTCGTTTCTGGAAAGGTGTTTCTCGATTGCAGTAAGCGCAGGCAAGTAAATGCGTCTGAGATAGCTCTCTACAGAAATGCTGCAGAGGCGGGAAAGGGCAGACGTGAAGGCTTGAAGCTAAAGCGTGAAGCCCTTCCCCCAGGACCTCAAAGAGCGAAAACAAGCGGGCAGCCTTCAGAACAGGGTAAGGGCGGATCAATTATTGGAAGGCTTCTCGGGAAATCAAGAGCCAGCGAAAAGAGCGCTGAAGCCGCAGCAGGTTCGGATGAATCTGCGAAACAGCAGGAAGAGAAAGATTATCCTGTAAATGTTGCCGCCCTTTGGAAACCTGCCCCTGTAATAGAGAGAAGCAGGATTTCGGAAGGTGAGTCTGTGATAACCGTTATGGGCAGATTCTACATCTGGCGCAAGATGGACGATTCAGGGAGGATACTCGAGTTCCAGGCGGACAGGGCGGTGCTGTTTCTCGGGAAGGAAGAAGTTAAGGCAGGAGCGGAGGAAACAGGCAGAAAAGATCTCCTCGCTACCGGCGATATCAAATCGGCGTACATCGAAGGCAATATTGTTTTCACCGAAGGCCTTCGCACAATCCGGGCAGACAGGCTCTACTACAATTTCCGCAATTCCCAGGCCCTTGTGGTAAACAGTGAGATGACACGCTACGATCCTGAGCGAAATATCCCAATCTTCATACGAGCTGAGAGGCTTGAGAAAAAGAGCGATTCCGTTTTTACTGCAAAAGGGGTGGAGATTTCCAGCGATGAATTTGCAGTGCCTCAGCTATCTGTTAATGCCTCCTCGGTTGTTATAACAGACAACTCAAACGTGGATGCCAAATCCTCATCCAGCGGCTTTTCCGCTGAGCTGAAAGACGTTTCTCTGAAATACTACGATAATACCCTGCTGAAAACAGACCAAATGATTACAGGGCTTGAAAGGCCGGAGCTAGCAGTAAAGAGTATTAACATAGGCGATTCCACTGCATTCGGGACATCGCTCGAGACAGACTGGTATCTATCAAGGGTGCTTGGTTTTAAAGAGCCCGAAGGGCTGGATACCACGCTGAATCTCGATTACTACAGCAAACGCGGCCCCGCAGGCGGGATAGATGCAGAATACGAATCGGACAGCTATTTCGGCAGCATTGAATCATACGTAATCCACGATACAGGCGAGGACAGATTGGGAGACCGTTTCTGGCGCAAAGACCTCGAGCCGGAAGATGAGCTCCGAGGCAGATTCAAATTCCAGCACAGAGAATACCTCGAGGATGGATGGCAGTTCTCAGCAGAGCTGAATTATCTCTCCGACAGAAACTTCCTCGAGAGCTTCTACAGGCGTGAACGTTTTACTGATAAGGAGCCCGAGAGCGTGCTCTACCTCAAAAATTCCACGGGCAACAGGGCATTTTCTGTGCTTGGGAAGGTACGCGTGAATGACTTCCAAAACCAGCTCGAAGAGCTTCCAACGTTTGAATACCATCGCACCGGCCAGAGCATTCTTGATGATAATTTCACCTACTACGGCGATACCATCCTCTCTCGGGCAAGGCAGAGATACGACAGCGATTCTGCTGTGGTTGGCAGCGGTTTCTTCTCTGCTGCAAGCACAAGGCACGAGATAGACTATCCGTTTATCTGGGGCAAAACGAAGTATGTACCCTATGCCGCAGGCACGTATGCCTATAACGACTATACCGGCTTCGATACCGATTTGGACGGAAGCCAGATAAGCGACCCTGAAAACGGCGCTTTCCTCGGGGAGGCCGGAATAAGGCTATCCTCGCAGTTCTGGAAGACAGATCAGTTCGTGAAAAGCGATTTCTGGGATATTAACGGAATACGCCATTACATCCGACCGCACATGGAGGCGGCAGTATTCCAGAGCGATGAAGACGGGCTGGAAATGCGTAATATGTTGAATCTCGGCCTCTCCCAGAGATGGCAGACAAGGCGGGGTTCTCAGGAAAACCTGAGAACTGAAGACCTTATGAGGCTCGATGTAAACGCAACTCTTCTCTCAGACGATAGAGACGAACAGGACAATATCCTCCCGGGCAGATACATCTTCAGCAGCCCTTATGAACCCTTCTACAGGCGTTCAGGCTCGGCAGACTTCGCTCTCCAGAGAGATACCGTGGATGCTGATTACCTCTGGAATATCTCGGACACCTTCGCCTTCAGCAGCTACGCAAACTACGACTTAGAGACCAGCGAGCTCCAGCGTTTTGATGCAGGGCTTGCAAGATACTGCTGGCCGGATTTGAGCTGGTATTTCGGAATCCGGCACCTGAAAAACATTATCCTCACAGACATAGACAAAACCCCTGCAAATAATCAGGACTATTACTACGAACACGGTTCGAATTCCTTCCGCACCGCAATGAGCTACAAGCTCAATCCCAGATACACAATAACCGCTGCGCAGGAATACGATTTCGATTTCGGACAGAGCGTTCGAAGCGAGATTGTGCTTATCCGCAGATACCGCAGACTGCTCTACAGCCTCGGCTACAGTGTCGATGAGTCGCTTGATTCAAGCTCGATTACCGTGAGTATATGGCCTCAGGGCGTTAAAGAGCTTGCTGTAGGTTCAAGAACCTACGTAGGCCTTACAGGCTCATCATCATACGAATAG
- a CDS encoding carbon-nitrogen hydrolase family protein has protein sequence MARVITAATCQFPVSADISANLEWMVSFIRKAGEKSCDVVHFPECCLSGYASVDFKTWKNFDWALLSEAAEKVSKAAEENEIYVIYGTSRQNETGEKPFNSLVVIDKAGCTLSVYDKCFCTPKGIQFYQPGTEYVKYEINGVVCSSLVCYDLRFPEVYRKLKSMGVECIFQSFYNARQRKASVHTDIMRQTMQCRAATNYFWVSMTNSSAPISPYPSAFIRPDGKIEAQLQFDKPGMMINKIDTSQQYYDASGPFRQIAMNGRLNNA, from the coding sequence ATGGCAAGAGTGATAACAGCTGCAACATGTCAGTTCCCTGTATCTGCGGATATTTCCGCAAATTTGGAATGGATGGTTTCGTTTATCAGGAAGGCAGGTGAGAAAAGCTGTGATGTTGTGCATTTTCCCGAATGCTGCCTGAGCGGGTATGCTTCCGTAGATTTCAAAACGTGGAAAAATTTCGACTGGGCTCTGCTCAGCGAGGCTGCTGAGAAGGTTTCAAAGGCCGCAGAGGAAAACGAAATTTACGTTATCTATGGAACAAGCAGGCAGAATGAAACCGGCGAGAAACCCTTCAACAGCCTTGTCGTGATTGATAAGGCCGGCTGTACACTGAGCGTTTATGATAAGTGTTTCTGCACGCCAAAGGGCATTCAATTTTACCAGCCCGGCACAGAATACGTGAAGTATGAGATTAACGGAGTGGTATGCTCCTCGCTTGTATGCTACGATCTCAGATTCCCGGAGGTGTATCGAAAGCTAAAATCGATGGGCGTGGAGTGTATATTCCAGTCGTTTTACAATGCCCGGCAGCGGAAGGCCTCCGTACACACCGATATAATGCGTCAGACAATGCAGTGCAGAGCGGCCACGAACTACTTCTGGGTGAGTATGACAAATTCATCCGCCCCGATAAGCCCGTATCCGTCCGCTTTTATTCGACCGGACGGCAAAATTGAAGCCCAGCTCCAATTCGACAAGCCCGGGATGATGATCAACAAAATCGACACATCGCAGCAGTACTACGATGCCTCAGGACCATTCCGGCAAATAGCTATGAACGGACGCCTAAACAACGCCTGA
- the glmS gene encoding glutamine--fructose-6-phosphate transaminase (isomerizing) produces the protein MCGIVGYIGGKPAQQILIDGLKRLEYRGYDSAGIGLHGGTKIKITKQKGRIAGLSDSLPQDNPLETVGIGHTRWATHGEPNTVNSHPHMDYSGKISVVHNGIIENYGALKKFLIEKGCEFKSDTDTEVIANLIGYFYEQEHDCEQDCFEWSVQKALNQVYGTYGLAVMCSDYPDVIVAAKKGSPLLIGVGSGENLIASDASAIVEHTKQVIYLEDDEMAIVEKDDVTIKTIHNKRIERELKEIDFSIEEIELGGYEHYMLKEIFEQPDALSTCLKGRLDLNNYKIILGGIQNLSRHLTTAKRFILTGCGTAWHACLVGEYLIERLARTPVEVEYASELRYRNPIIEEGTVVIAVSQSGETADTLAAIEMCKERGATVLGVVNVVGSTIARTTDAGVYLRVGPEIGVASTKAFTAQVAVLTMMAIELGRRRHLDNSRTEQLIKDLDRIPNIINDVLKYSDMIKDISKECGDRENWLFLGRGYNYPTALEGALKLKEISYIHAEGLPAAEMKHGPIALINDGMPAVFIATRCSNYDKIISNIEEVRARGGKTIIIANEGDEEIERYADYLIRIPNVDDALEPLVAAIPLQLLAYHCAVLRGLDVDKPRNLAKSVTVE, from the coding sequence ATGTGCGGAATAGTAGGATATATTGGCGGCAAGCCTGCCCAGCAGATTCTTATAGACGGGCTTAAAAGGCTTGAATACCGCGGTTATGATTCAGCAGGAATCGGCCTGCACGGCGGAACGAAAATCAAAATAACCAAGCAGAAAGGCCGAATTGCAGGGCTCAGCGATTCTCTGCCTCAGGATAATCCCCTCGAAACTGTGGGCATTGGCCACACAAGATGGGCTACTCACGGCGAGCCGAACACTGTAAACTCGCACCCCCATATGGATTATTCGGGCAAAATTTCAGTTGTGCATAACGGGATCATTGAAAATTACGGCGCTTTGAAGAAATTTCTCATCGAGAAGGGCTGTGAATTTAAGAGCGATACCGATACCGAGGTGATAGCCAATCTTATCGGCTACTTTTACGAACAGGAACACGACTGCGAACAGGACTGCTTCGAGTGGTCTGTGCAGAAGGCGCTCAATCAGGTTTACGGGACATACGGCCTTGCTGTTATGTGCAGTGATTATCCAGATGTAATTGTTGCAGCGAAGAAGGGCTCGCCTCTGCTTATCGGGGTGGGCAGCGGGGAGAACCTTATAGCCTCGGATGCCTCTGCGATTGTCGAGCATACAAAGCAGGTGATATACCTTGAAGATGATGAGATGGCGATCGTTGAAAAAGACGACGTTACCATCAAAACCATACACAACAAGCGTATCGAAAGAGAGCTCAAGGAGATTGATTTCTCCATAGAAGAGATCGAACTCGGCGGCTACGAGCATTATATGCTCAAGGAAATATTCGAACAGCCTGACGCCCTTTCCACCTGCCTGAAAGGCCGACTGGACTTGAACAACTATAAAATAATCTTAGGCGGAATTCAGAACCTGTCCCGCCATCTCACAACAGCCAAACGCTTCATCCTTACAGGCTGTGGAACAGCATGGCATGCGTGTTTAGTGGGCGAGTATCTCATTGAAAGGCTTGCGAGAACCCCCGTGGAAGTGGAGTATGCAAGCGAGCTGAGATACAGAAATCCGATTATCGAGGAGGGAACGGTGGTGATAGCGGTAAGCCAGTCCGGCGAGACAGCCGATACGCTCGCAGCTATTGAGATGTGCAAGGAGCGAGGCGCTACTGTACTCGGCGTTGTTAATGTGGTGGGCTCTACGATCGCCCGTACAACTGATGCAGGCGTTTACCTCAGGGTTGGGCCGGAGATCGGCGTTGCAAGCACGAAGGCCTTCACAGCGCAGGTGGCCGTGCTTACTATGATGGCAATCGAGCTGGGCAGAAGACGCCATCTGGACAATTCAAGAACCGAACAGCTCATTAAAGACCTCGACAGAATACCGAACATCATAAACGATGTGCTCAAATATTCGGATATGATAAAGGATATCTCCAAGGAATGCGGCGACCGTGAAAACTGGCTCTTCCTCGGCAGAGGCTACAACTATCCAACAGCCCTCGAAGGCGCCCTGAAGCTCAAGGAGATAAGCTATATCCACGCTGAAGGACTCCCCGCAGCGGAGATGAAGCACGGGCCTATCGCCCTTATAAACGACGGTATGCCGGCTGTATTCATCGCCACGCGCTGCTCAAACTACGACAAGATAATCAGCAATATTGAGGAAGTGCGTGCAAGGGGCGGGAAAACCATCATTATTGCAAACGAAGGCGATGAGGAGATAGAGAGATACGCAGATTATCTGATCCGGATTCCGAACGTGGATGATGCCCTTGAGCCTCTCGTTGCGGCGATTCCGCTTCAGCTTCTCGCCTACCACTGCGCAGTTCTGCGCGGGCTGGATGTGGACAAGCCCCGCAACCTCGCAAAGAGCGTTACTGTGGAGTAA
- a CDS encoding cupin domain-containing protein, which yields MQPENIFENLPEDFPEGEQFDQLCSKAGVTIERIISQGHKTAEGKWLCSEKNEWVFVLKGEGVLEFQHAGQVRLKRGDYCFIPAGSRHRVADTSHEEKTIWLAIHF from the coding sequence TTGCAGCCGGAGAATATATTTGAAAACCTCCCGGAGGACTTTCCGGAAGGTGAGCAGTTTGACCAGCTGTGCTCCAAAGCCGGCGTTACTATAGAGCGAATTATCTCCCAGGGGCATAAAACAGCCGAAGGAAAATGGCTCTGCAGCGAGAAAAACGAATGGGTTTTTGTGCTCAAGGGAGAGGGAGTCCTTGAATTCCAGCACGCAGGGCAGGTAAGGCTTAAGCGGGGAGATTATTGTTTTATTCCCGCAGGCTCAAGGCACAGAGTAGCGGATACATCGCACGAGGAGAAGACGATATGGCTCGCTATACACTTCTGA
- a CDS encoding ACT domain-containing protein: MKNENHSRICIITVTGRDQVGIIARISRELAELGVNIIDVNQKIMSEELFVMTMACDMASSKAAMSELKQRLAEVGQQLDLRINCQDEKIFTQMHRV; the protein is encoded by the coding sequence ATGAAAAACGAAAACCATTCACGGATCTGCATAATCACAGTAACCGGCAGGGATCAGGTGGGGATTATCGCCCGCATAAGCAGGGAGCTTGCCGAGCTGGGCGTGAACATTATAGACGTAAACCAGAAGATTATGAGCGAGGAACTGTTCGTAATGACAATGGCCTGCGATATGGCCTCCAGCAAGGCTGCTATGAGCGAATTAAAGCAGCGTCTTGCAGAGGTCGGTCAGCAGCTCGACCTTCGAATCAACTGTCAGGATGAGAAAATTTTCACACAAATGCACAGGGTTTAA
- the ruvX gene encoding Holliday junction resolvase RuvX produces the protein MIILAVDYGLKRTGLAVCDRDEIICSPLEVVELKGEGLAERIAQTAEEYNAEALVFGLPYNMDGSEGHQARKVRSFAEKAARLAELEVYFQDERLSSEFASDMLRPAELTRKKKKQRLDAVAAAAILKAFIEKRKLEKQ, from the coding sequence ATGATTATTTTAGCAGTAGATTACGGGCTCAAGCGAACGGGGCTGGCAGTTTGCGACAGGGATGAGATTATCTGCTCGCCTCTGGAAGTTGTGGAGCTCAAGGGCGAAGGGCTTGCTGAAAGAATAGCCCAAACAGCAGAAGAATACAATGCGGAAGCTCTTGTTTTCGGTCTTCCATACAATATGGACGGCTCGGAAGGACATCAGGCGAGAAAGGTGCGAAGCTTCGCAGAGAAGGCGGCAAGGCTGGCCGAACTGGAGGTTTACTTTCAGGATGAACGGCTCTCAAGCGAATTTGCCTCCGATATGCTCCGCCCTGCAGAGCTCACTCGAAAAAAGAAAAAGCAGAGGCTGGATGCGGTTGCTGCAGCGGCAATCCTCAAAGCCTTTATCGAAAAGAGAAAACTTGAAAAACAATGA